The Patescibacteria group bacterium nucleotide sequence AGAGATGCAGAATATTTCTGGCGGCCCGTCACGCATCAACTTTATTCGAGGAGAGTTTGATTTTAATCATTTTTTAAATCCCCCAACATACATCGCGTTAAAAATTGCAGAAGTACGCAATGGCAAAGTTTTTTTACAAAATCCAAAAGATAGTGACGACGAGCTTGTTATTGTGATGCGCAAAGAAGATGTTTCAAAAACACTTACACATGTACTTGCGGGCACTCCTCTGTCTGAGGATGAGTATATGATCATAGGGCGATCATTTGCTTCCATAAAGCTTAAGCTACCCCGGCATTTTTTGCCGCAAACGGATAAAAATTGGTATGAACTCATGATTGTCCGGGCACAAGATCTGTCTGAGTGGGTGCGAAGTGAAAATAATTTTCCACCAGAACTTGCAGGGCAAGGATTGGCGTTGTTTGAAAAGATGCTGCATGAGAATAAGGCACATTTTGAAACGATACAATACGACAGCCTTAACGTGTGCATTGATTGCAATTCTGAAAATGTACTCTATTCCAATGGCGAGCTGCGCTTTCTGGATGCCTATCCGCCGAAAGAAGAATGGCGTATTGGAACTTTTGATGTTGATATTTATCGCATGGGAAGTGACATCGCTGCATTTGCCGGAAACGATGCATACAAAGCATATCAAGATGGCGTCAATGAAGTAGCGAGGAATCACCTTGATCCAGAATTAGAAAATTTTTATCTTCTCTATAGTGCTCTTATCATGGCGCCCTATTTGGTCATGCGGAGTAAGAACGACCAATCCTTCCAACTGAAAGCAGAAGAATACACAACATATTTAAGAGGATTGTTGGCGAGTATAGCGTGATACGGGTCGCGTACCGCACGCGGTTTTTTTAATCTCAGCAAATAAAAACCGACTGAGTGTGTTTTCAAGTCGGTATGAGTATGGGGTTGCGAATGAGCCGCTTGTATTTTATGCGGCGTACGTGTTTCTGTGGATCGACACACTGCAGGGTTTGCGCACTGCGCCACACTTCTTGAAGAGCTCGGTTCAACGTGCTGGTATAGAATTCTGCAACTCCTCGAAATGGAGAATGTTCGGATGCTCCTTGGGTTCGTGCGACAAGGAGAGTCCTGAAATGCTCGTGACATGATTGCGGAATGCAGGTGTCAATAAATATAGACCATTCGGTGGGAAGCAGTATTCGCGCAAGGTAGTCTACGTGATCTTCAAAAAACCATCGTTCTACTTCGGGACACTGATCACATTGCGACAAGTGGGAGAGGTAGTGAGTCCACGTGCGGACAGCATGGCGTAGAATGGGAGAACTCAAGGAGAGATGTAGACGAATTTTTAATCGCCGACACCGTTGAATGAACGACATAGAGACAACTATGAATCAGGTCGCCCCATTTGTCAACAGCACATGCTTGTTGACAACTTTTAAATTTCCATATATAGTAAAGTTGTTAACAATTATGGATCTAAAAGAACACATTTTTGATGTAATTTCCAAAAAGAGAACGGTTTCGAACGCTGAACTTTCTCGTCAAACGGGGTTTTCTCGCGTTTATATACACCGTTTTCTTAAGGCTCTATGTGAAGAGGGCCGCATAGTGCTTGTTGGTAGGGCAAATAAGGCGCGCTATGTTCTTGCAACAAAAAAGGCAGTACTTTCTGAAAAAAGTGGCACTCTTTCATTTCGGAGGGCGTATCGTATTGCGGGATTGACCGAAGATGCAGTGCTTGCAGATATTAAACACGAGACCGGAATCTATCAGAACATGGCACAATCCGTAGCGCGCATTGCGGATTTCGCATTTACGAAAATGTTGAATAACGCTCTAGAGCATTCGCATTCAAAAACAGTCGACGTGTATATGATGCGGGATGCAGCTACGCTTCGGTTTGATATTCGGGATCGCGGCATTGGAATTTATCGAAATCTCATGCAGACCCATCATTTTGATGGAGAGCTTGATGCAATTCACCAGTTACTTAAAGGCAAAGTTACTACAGCCCCCCGCGCTCATACGGGGGAAGGTATCTTTTTTACTTCAAAACTGGCAGATGTTCTTGTTATCGAAAGCGGCACTACAAAACTGACCTTTCACACACTGCTCGACGATATTTTTATAACAAAAATTAAGACAAAACAGGGAACTCGTGTGAGTTTTTCTCTTTCACTGCACTCAAAAAGAATGATTGAAAAAGTGTTTCACGCATATACCGATTCATCATACCATTTTTCCAAGACGAATGTTCGCATTAAACTCTACGCGCTTGGAGTAGACTATATTTCACGCTCGCAAGCCCGTCGGCTTCTTGTTGGGCTGGAAAAATTTCAAGAAATCATTCTTGATTTTAAAGATGTACAATCAATTGGCCAGGCATTTGCAGATGAAATCTTTCGCGTATGGCAGAGAAGACATTCTGCCATACGACTGACGTGGGTTCATGC carries:
- a CDS encoding DUF4325 domain-containing protein, with the translated sequence MDLKEHIFDVISKKRTVSNAELSRQTGFSRVYIHRFLKALCEEGRIVLVGRANKARYVLATKKAVLSEKSGTLSFRRAYRIAGLTEDAVLADIKHETGIYQNMAQSVARIADFAFTKMLNNALEHSHSKTVDVYMMRDAATLRFDIRDRGIGIYRNLMQTHHFDGELDAIHQLLKGKVTTAPRAHTGEGIFFTSKLADVLVIESGTTKLTFHTLLDDIFITKIKTKQGTRVSFSLSLHSKRMIEKVFHAYTDSSYHFSKTNVRIKLYALGVDYISRSQARRLLVGLEKFQEIILDFKDVQSIGQAFADEIFRVWQRRHSAIRLTWVHAEEAVKFMIKRALHEAE